One genomic segment of Ferrimonas sp. YFM includes these proteins:
- a CDS encoding DUF1971 domain-containing protein: MSHQRIPAHWTIQRSTPFFTKETVPAALLSHHNTAEGVFGQLCVMEGVVTYFGFPDKDATEHEIKVVIPAGQFATSPPQYWHRIELSDDAQFNINFWSEKEKGDQPLFNVR; this comes from the coding sequence ATGAGCCATCAACGTATTCCGGCCCATTGGACCATTCAACGTTCAACGCCGTTTTTTACTAAGGAGACGGTGCCCGCCGCCCTGTTGTCTCACCACAACACCGCCGAAGGGGTATTCGGCCAACTGTGCGTCATGGAGGGCGTCGTCACCTATTTCGGCTTCCCGGATAAGGACGCCACCGAGCACGAGATCAAAGTGGTGATCCCGGCCGGTCAGTTTGCCACCAGCCCACCCCAGTACTGGCACCGCATCGAATTGTCCGACGACGCCCAGTTCAACATCAACTTCTGGTCAGAGAAGGAGAAAGGTGACCAGCCCTTGTTCAACGTACGCTGA
- a CDS encoding DcaP family trimeric outer membrane transporter codes for MSAKSTLKNAMVLGSLAAVSLPAMAGYEIELNDNDKLIFGGYIKADVRYVDGDVAYKDQWTGGGTPLEESASQIRIFANETRFNTKYIHGDLVGFIEMDFFGGGGNQVISNSLNPRMRHAFVKYKNITAGQTWSTFMNTSAIGETADFGSTMMGISFIRQGQIRYTNGGLQLSIENPESFGGDTANDKLPDFIAKYTFKGDWGNVSVAGLARQLNTNGGETENAMGFSIAGRINTFGKDDLRFQVHKGDLGRYVGTAAVKDLVGEEVEDTTAYNIAYRHFWNDTVRTTLIYGHIEGDVSGNETSQWGVNLFKNFTKELAMGLEVGNYAIDHEDVDSMYGQFSIRYAL; via the coding sequence ATGTCTGCGAAAAGCACTCTGAAAAACGCGATGGTTCTTGGTTCTCTGGCTGCCGTCAGCCTTCCTGCCATGGCGGGATATGAAATTGAACTGAACGACAACGACAAGCTGATCTTCGGCGGTTACATCAAGGCCGATGTCCGTTACGTGGATGGCGATGTGGCCTACAAGGACCAGTGGACTGGTGGTGGTACGCCTCTTGAGGAGAGTGCCTCTCAAATCCGCATCTTTGCCAACGAAACCCGTTTTAACACCAAGTACATCCATGGCGATCTGGTTGGCTTCATCGAGATGGATTTCTTCGGCGGTGGCGGTAACCAGGTGATCTCCAACTCCCTGAACCCCCGCATGCGTCATGCATTCGTGAAGTACAAAAACATCACTGCCGGTCAGACCTGGTCTACCTTCATGAACACCAGCGCCATTGGTGAGACCGCGGATTTCGGAAGCACCATGATGGGTATCTCCTTCATCCGTCAGGGCCAGATCCGTTACACCAACGGTGGCCTGCAGCTGTCCATCGAAAACCCCGAGAGCTTCGGTGGCGACACCGCCAACGACAAGCTGCCGGACTTCATTGCCAAGTACACCTTCAAAGGGGACTGGGGTAATGTTTCTGTGGCAGGCCTGGCTCGTCAGCTGAACACCAACGGCGGTGAAACGGAGAACGCCATGGGCTTCTCCATTGCCGGTCGCATCAACACCTTCGGTAAAGACGATCTGCGTTTCCAGGTACACAAAGGCGATCTGGGCCGTTATGTGGGTACTGCTGCGGTGAAGGATCTGGTGGGTGAAGAGGTGGAAGACACCACCGCGTACAACATCGCCTATCGCCACTTCTGGAATGACACCGTGCGCACTACACTGATCTACGGTCACATCGAAGGCGACGTCTCCGGTAATGAAACCAGCCAGTGGGGCGTGAACCTGTTTAAGAACTTCACCAAGGAGCTGGCCATGGGACTGGAGGTAGGTAACTACGCCATCGACCATGAAGATGTTGACTCCATGTACGGTCAGTTCTCCATTCGTTACGCCCTGTAA
- a CDS encoding methyl-accepting chemotaxis protein, with protein MKKFKIQILAPLTALILLVVTVMTFVGYNAFQKESLSLNKRLLTERNVSISDKLGEKFSAYKRELGALTVDAGDIFSRHLSDEANAQLRALEKAQSSITDGIYLFTKDGSIYNSSGKLLSFNVKQLNREYYRAIFIHGDDFYISSPFESAVTQKQVLGMAHRVSDSAAILSNVYLDSVLEGYSSRDDMFVYTAEGTLLVSPYPEQVGKNVYQERPGYRNFNADHRELSYVAVVDGVDVPATALWGDLPMVQWQFVTVFRDEVIEQGAQAQLLKSVVIGVLSLILSLCVVQVLVDRLILKPVGGAPKEIEAIVKALSQGNLVQQFNKDGSESGIHASVIDLSEKLKALIHNSHKLAGDVANSCVELTEAMDKSGSNAKEELSQVEQVSTAINELSATSQEMSANAAVAQEATLKAQESSESGKHTLENNIVLVDSINRAIGESELTVRELTEYAQEIGSVTDVIEGISEQTNLLALNAAIEAARAGEHGRGFAVVADEVRNLASKTQQSTVSIKELIDKLQTQSQAATENMSRNVSLIAESVQATEEVKSSFEEITNSVKSIADINSLLATSSQEQFCVTEDISKNTALAFDLVNQNVAYAYQVSTSVRALAELSEKQKRELEFFTV; from the coding sequence ATGAAGAAATTTAAGATTCAGATCCTTGCTCCTCTGACTGCTCTGATCTTGTTGGTTGTCACTGTGATGACCTTCGTAGGTTATAATGCATTCCAAAAAGAAAGCCTCAGTCTCAACAAGAGGCTGTTAACAGAAAGAAATGTGTCAATTTCCGATAAGCTCGGCGAGAAGTTTTCTGCTTACAAAAGAGAGTTAGGTGCGTTAACGGTGGACGCAGGCGATATATTCTCTCGACATCTGTCCGATGAGGCGAACGCTCAACTGAGAGCGTTGGAGAAAGCGCAATCCTCCATTACCGATGGCATATATCTGTTTACCAAAGATGGCAGCATATACAACTCGTCGGGCAAACTGCTTTCTTTCAACGTGAAGCAGCTAAATAGAGAGTACTACAGGGCCATCTTCATTCATGGGGATGACTTTTACATCTCCTCGCCTTTTGAGTCTGCGGTAACCCAGAAGCAGGTGCTGGGTATGGCGCACAGAGTCAGCGACAGTGCGGCGATTCTGTCCAATGTCTATCTGGACTCCGTGCTGGAAGGGTATTCCAGCCGTGATGATATGTTTGTCTATACCGCAGAGGGCACCTTGCTGGTGTCTCCTTACCCGGAGCAGGTCGGCAAAAACGTTTACCAGGAGAGACCCGGTTACCGTAACTTCAATGCCGATCATCGTGAGTTAAGTTATGTGGCCGTTGTGGATGGAGTCGATGTACCCGCAACCGCGCTGTGGGGAGACCTACCCATGGTTCAGTGGCAGTTCGTGACCGTCTTCCGCGATGAAGTGATAGAACAAGGCGCGCAAGCGCAGCTTTTGAAGTCTGTGGTCATCGGCGTTCTCAGCCTGATTCTGTCCCTGTGTGTGGTTCAGGTCCTAGTAGACAGATTGATTCTCAAGCCGGTGGGCGGGGCGCCCAAAGAGATTGAAGCCATTGTGAAGGCTCTGTCTCAGGGGAATCTGGTGCAGCAATTCAATAAAGATGGCTCTGAGAGCGGCATCCACGCATCGGTTATCGATCTGTCAGAGAAGCTGAAGGCGCTCATTCACAACTCCCATAAACTGGCCGGCGATGTGGCTAACTCCTGCGTGGAGCTGACGGAGGCGATGGATAAATCCGGCAGCAATGCCAAGGAGGAGCTCAGTCAGGTAGAGCAGGTGTCTACGGCGATCAACGAGTTGTCAGCCACCTCTCAGGAGATGAGCGCCAATGCGGCTGTGGCTCAGGAAGCGACGTTGAAGGCGCAGGAGAGCTCCGAGTCCGGCAAGCACACACTGGAAAACAACATTGTTTTGGTGGATAGCATCAATCGCGCCATCGGCGAGTCAGAGCTGACGGTGCGGGAACTGACCGAGTATGCCCAGGAAATTGGCAGCGTCACCGATGTGATTGAGGGCATCTCAGAGCAAACCAACCTCCTGGCGCTCAATGCCGCCATTGAGGCAGCCCGGGCCGGGGAACATGGTCGAGGATTTGCTGTGGTCGCCGATGAGGTCAGAAACCTGGCGTCCAAGACTCAGCAGTCGACGGTGAGCATCAAAGAGCTTATCGACAAGCTGCAGACACAGTCCCAAGCGGCAACGGAAAACATGAGCCGCAACGTCAGCCTGATTGCCGAGTCGGTACAAGCGACGGAAGAGGTGAAATCCTCCTTTGAAGAGATCACCAATTCGGTGAAGTCCATAGCAGACATCAATTCACTGCTGGCAACCTCATCTCAGGAACAGTTTTGTGTGACCGAGGACATCTCGAAAAATACCGCCCTGGCCTTTGATCTGGTGAATCAGAATGTTGCATACGCTTATCAGGTCAGCACCTCGGTAAGGGCACTGGCCGAGCTGTCCGAGAAGCAAAAGAGAGAGCTGGAGTTCTTTACCGTCTAA
- the norW gene encoding NADH:flavorubredoxin reductase NorW, producing MSAPIVIVGSGFAAYQLVKALRKLDAGHPITVVTADDGHEYSKPDLSHVASRNQRADDLVKLTGAEFAEQHNVTLMTRQTVERIDPVQQRLELADQQLSYGQLVLATGARAMVPTIDGLAPNDIMTLNSLGEYRQHQQALLDAQSVLVVGAGLIGTELAMDLANGGKKVVLTDMAPQLLPRLLPEFIASRLHSCLSKQAVTLELATLVEIAEPQPQGYHITLANGHQHHVDAVVAAIGLRPNVQLARQAGLRVNQGIVVDQQMRTSAGNIFALGDCAELDGQVQPYLQPALLGASALAKTLLGTPTDVVRANTLVKVKTPQLPIQLAGDTSRSDAQWEVKVDAEGMTASAFDTQQRLIGIVTTEQHMKNAFPLLRQLPIG from the coding sequence ATGAGTGCCCCTATCGTCATCGTTGGCAGCGGCTTTGCTGCCTATCAACTGGTAAAGGCGCTGCGTAAGCTTGATGCCGGCCACCCCATTACCGTGGTGACCGCCGACGACGGCCATGAGTACAGCAAGCCGGACCTCAGTCATGTGGCCAGCCGTAATCAGAGGGCCGACGATCTGGTGAAACTCACCGGGGCAGAGTTTGCCGAGCAGCACAACGTCACCCTGATGACGCGACAGACGGTGGAACGCATTGACCCGGTCCAGCAGAGGCTGGAGCTGGCTGACCAACAGCTCAGTTATGGCCAACTGGTGCTGGCCACAGGGGCGCGAGCCATGGTGCCAACCATCGATGGGCTGGCCCCCAACGACATCATGACCCTCAACAGTCTTGGCGAATATCGTCAGCACCAGCAGGCATTGTTGGATGCACAGTCTGTGCTCGTCGTCGGCGCTGGCCTCATAGGCACCGAGCTGGCTATGGATCTCGCCAATGGCGGTAAAAAAGTGGTGCTGACCGACATGGCGCCGCAGCTACTGCCCAGGTTGCTGCCGGAGTTTATCGCCAGCCGGCTGCACTCTTGCCTGAGCAAACAGGCCGTCACTCTGGAACTGGCCACCCTGGTGGAAATTGCAGAGCCACAACCCCAGGGATATCACATTACCCTGGCCAATGGCCATCAGCACCACGTCGATGCCGTTGTCGCCGCCATTGGCCTCAGGCCCAACGTCCAGCTGGCACGCCAGGCCGGTTTGCGGGTGAACCAGGGTATCGTCGTAGACCAACAGATGCGAACCAGCGCAGGCAACATCTTTGCCCTGGGTGATTGCGCCGAGCTCGACGGTCAGGTTCAGCCCTACCTGCAACCTGCCCTGCTGGGCGCCAGTGCGTTGGCCAAAACTCTGCTCGGGACGCCCACCGATGTGGTTCGGGCCAATACTCTGGTTAAGGTGAAAACCCCTCAGTTGCCCATTCAACTGGCCGGGGACACCAGTCGGAGCGATGCTCAGTGGGAGGTCAAGGTGGATGCAGAAGGGATGACCGCCAGTGCCTTTGATACTCAGCAGAGGCTGATAGGCATAGTGACCACAGAGCAACACATGAAGAACGCCTTTCCCCTGTTAAGACAACTGCCCATTGGCTGA